Proteins co-encoded in one Fusarium musae strain F31 chromosome 3, whole genome shotgun sequence genomic window:
- the CYT21 gene encoding Ribosomal protein S16, mitochondrial (EggNog:ENOG41~BUSCO:EOG092652YI), translating to MVVKIRLARFGRRNQPFYNIVIAHARTARNSRPLEVIGTYDPIPKPDPYDTSGKLHKDIKLDSQRAKYWIGVGAQPTDTAWRLLSMVGILPKKQFGPKQDNAKGVVDREKVRIR from the exons ATGGTAGTCAAGATCCGTCTCGCCCGATTTGGGCGCCGAAACCAGCCCTTCTACAATATTGTCATTGCCCATGCCCG GACGGCTCGTAACTCCCGCCCACTCGAGGTCATTGGCACATACGACCCAATTCCTAAGCCCGACCCTTACGACACATCCGGAAAGCTCCATAAGGATATCAAGCTCGATAGTCAGCGCGCGAAGTACTGGATCGGTGTTGGTGCACAGCCCACAGACACAGCCTGGAGGTTACTCTCTATGGTGGGTATTCTACCAAAGAAGCAATTTGGTCCTAAGCAAGACAACGCAAAGGGCGTCGTAGACCGGGAGAAGGTCAGAATTCGATGA
- a CDS encoding hypothetical protein (BUSCO:EOG09264GQZ), producing MAIKTLGAKAAAALDQELMSTGAFSIDQLMELAGLAVSQAVYRLQPLESGRRILVACGPGNNGGDGLVAARHLRQYGYSPSVFYPKRSKNDLYQRLAKQLEDLEVPFVDDFSSALNSTDHVVDAIFGFSFSGEVREPFPAVIQALQDTKLPVTAVDAPSSWDIEDGPPKSGLGSSFMPTALISLTAPKPLVKHFKGRHFIGGRFVSPSIAKKYDFEVPEYKGVDQVVEVEVAGQKL from the exons ATGGCGATCAAG ACTCTCGGAGccaaagctgctgctgctcttgatCAGGAGCTCATGAGTACGGGAGCGTTCTCTATTGATCAGCTCATGGAGCTCGCTGGACTTGCTGTTTCTCAAGCTG TCTACCGCCTCCAGCCTCTCGAGAGCGGCCGTAGGATCCTTGTTGCCTGTGGACCTGGAAATAATG GTGGTGACGGACTTGTCGCtgctcgtcatcttcgtcagtATGGCTACAGCCCGAGCGTCTTCTATCCCAAACGAAGCAAGAATGATCTCTACCAG CGACTCGCAAAACAacttgaagaccttgaggtcCCTTTCGTCGATGACTTCTCCTCGGCGCTGAACTCGACGGATCATGTTGTCGACGCGATCTTCG GTTTCAGCTTTTCAGGCGAAGTTCGAGAACCATTTCCTGCCGTGATTCAAGCTCTTCAGGACACGAAGCTGCCGGTCACAGCAGTTGATGCTCCTTCATCCTGGGATATCGAAGATGGTCCACCGAAGTCGGGACTCGGCAGTTCCTTTATGCCTACAGCACTTATTAGCCTTACGGCACCCAAGCCACTAGTGAAGCATTTCAAAGGTCGACACTTTATTGGCGGGCG GTTTGTAAGTCCATCCATCGCAAAGAAATATGACTTCGAGGTCCCGGAGTACAAAGGAGTCGATCAAGTCGTGGAGGTTGAAGTAGCTGGACAGAAGCTCTGA